Proteins from a single region of Xyrauchen texanus isolate HMW12.3.18 chromosome 7, RBS_HiC_50CHRs, whole genome shotgun sequence:
- the LOC127646978 gene encoding E3 ubiquitin-protein ligase PDZRN3-B isoform X4, producing MGCRVCTLQKPPEQYKLLYEVCQVNGKDLSKSTHDQAVEAFRMAKEPIMVQVLRRAPRPKPAGPTGDGQVVDISTQTDITFQHIMALSKLPASATPVDVLEQYLLPEGHSPAHEYFDANDFLEGMQHEREELEYEEVDLYRTNIQDKLGLTVCYRTDDEDETGIYVSEIDPNSIAAKDGRIREGDRIIQINGIEIQNREEAVALLTSEEHLNVCLLLARPEIQLDEGWMDDDRNDYLDDLHMDMLEQQHHQAMQFTASMLQQKKHEEDGGTTDTATLLSQRHEKDSGVGRTDDSTRNDESSEQENLADDQTNASNTLGSRCMLAYSQDTLGSGDLPFSSESFISADYADADFLGDFPADECERFRELLELKCQEQRRSPQQSLFWPSGDIVGGQGSVGEEGVDKELELLNEELHSIELECLSIVRAHRMQQLREQCREQSWMLHNSGFRNYNTSVDARRHELADISELPEKSDKDSSSAYNTGESCRSTPLTLELSPDNSLRRGNGNQAEAGPSSATCGGNRIMKPLLSPVQEACSPNRSRPTSSKESEAGSQPEIIERTPSRHTHPHSPYKHAHIPAHAQHYQSYMQLIQQKSVEYAQSQLSLVSMCRDPVASADLRPKMEWKVKIRSDGTRYITKRPVRDKLLKERALRIREERSGMTTDDDAISELKMGRYWSKEERKQHAVRAKEQRQRREFMKQSRLDCLKEQVVSAEDKEPTIIELSHKKMMKKRNKKIFDNWMTIQELLTHGTKTPDGTRVYNSLLSVTTV from the exons ATGGGATGCAGAGTGTGTACTCTACAGAAGCCTCCAGAACAATACAAGCTGCTGTATGAAGTATGCCAG gTCAATGGCAAGGACTTGTCCAAGTCGACACACGACCAGGCAGTGGAGGCCTTCCGTATGGCTAAAGAACCCATTATGGTCCAGGTGCTACGCAGGGCACCGAGGCCCAAACCTGCCGGTCCAACTGGTGACGGACAAGTAGTGGACATCAGCACCCAGACGGATATCACCTTCCAGCATATCATGGCCCTCAGCAAGCTGCCTGCATCTGCCACACCTGTGGATGTACTTGAGCAATACCTGCTGCCAGAGGG ACACTCTCCTGCTCATGAGTACTTTGATGCCAACGATTTCCTAGAGGGCATGCAGCATGAGAGAGAGGAGCTGGAATATGAG GAAGTGGATTTATACAGAACTAATATCCAGGATAAGTTGGGGTTAACTGTGTGCTACAGGACAGATGATGAAGATGAGACAGGGATCTATGTCAGCGAG ATCGATCCGAACAGCATTGCTGCAAAAGATGGACGAATTCGTGAGGGAGATCGAATCATCCAG ATAAATGGCATTGAGATTCAAAATCGTGAGGAAGCAGTGGCTCTTTTAACCAGTGAAGAACACCTAAATGTGTGCCTGCTACTGGCTCGCCCAGAGATACAG CTGGATGAGGGCTGGATGGATGATGACAGAAACGACTACCTGGATGACCTCCACATGGATATGTTGGAGCAACAGCATCATCAGGCTATGCAGTTCACCGCAAGCATGCTCCAACAG AAGAAGCATGAGGAGGATGGCGGTACAACAGACACTGCCACGCTTCTCTCTCAACGGCATGAGAAGGACAGTGGAGTGGGCCGCACGGACGACAGCACCCGAAATGATGAAAGTTCTGAGCAGGAGAACCTAGCAGATGACCAGACCAACGCCTCCAACACGTTAGGTAGCCGCTGCATGCTCGCATATAGTCAGGACACCCTAGGCAGCGGTGACCTCCCTTTTAGCAGTGAGTCCTTCATTTCTGCAGACTATGCTGATGCTGACTTCTTGGGTGACTTCCCTGCGGACGAATGCGAGCGGTTTCGGGAGTTGCTGGAGCTCAAGTGCCAGGAACAGCGCAGAAGCCCACAGCAGAGCCTGTTTTGGCCAAGCGGTGACATAGTCGGCGGGCAGGGCAGTGTAGGCGAGGAGGGTGTGGACAAAGAGTTGGAGCTTCTAAACGAAGAACTTCACAGCATTGAGCTTGAGTGCCTGAGCATAGTAAGAGCGCATCGCATGCAGCAATTGCGCGAGCAGTGCCGTGAACAGTCCTGGATGCTGCACAATAGCGGCTTCCGCAACTACAACACAAGTGTGGATGCAAGACGCCATGAGCTGGCTGACATCAGTGAACTCCCTGAAAAGTCAGACAAGGACAGCTCCAGTGCCTACAACACTGGTGAAAGTTGCCGTAGCACACCACTCACACTAGAGCTCTCTCCCGACAACTCTTTGCGGCGTGGAAACGGAAACCAGGCTGAGGCAGGGCCAAGTAGCGCAACTTGTGGTGGCAACAGAATTATGAAGCCTCTGCTTTCACCCGTTCAAGAGGCTTGCAGCCCCAACAGGAGTCGGCCAACATCGTCGAAAGAGTCAGAGGCTGGGTCCCAGCCTGAAATTATAGAGCGTACACCAAGCCGCCACACTCATCCCCATTCGCCCTACAAACATGCCCACATCCCAGCCCACGCCCAGCACTACCAGAGCTACATGCAACTGATCCAGCAAAAGTCAGTGGAGTATGCCCAAAGCCAGTTGAGCCTGGTCAGCATGTGCCGGGACCCTGTTGCTTCTGCCGACTTGAGACCCAAGATGGAGTGGAAGGTGAAGATCCGCAGTGACGGTACACGCTACATTACCAAGCGGCCCGTCAGGGACAAGCTCTTGAAAGAGCGAGCCTTACGAATCCGAGAGGAACGCAGTGGAATGACCACAGATGACGACGCCATTAGCGAGCTGAAGATGGGTCGTTACTGGAGCAAAGAGGAACGAAAGCAGCACGCCGTCCGTGCCAAGGAGCAGCGTCAGCGCAGGGAGTTTATGAAGCAGAGCCGTTTGGACTGTCTAAAGGAGCAAGTTGTTAGTGCCGAAGACAAGGAGCCCACCATCATTGAACTGAGTCACAAGAAGATGATGAAAAAGCGAAACAAGAAAATCTTTGACAATTGGATGACTATCCAGGAACTGTTGACCCATGGTACAAAGACGCCCGATGGTACACGGGTGTACAACTCCCTGCTGTCAGTAACCACAGTGTAA
- the LOC127646978 gene encoding E3 ubiquitin-protein ligase PDZRN3-B isoform X3, translated as MGCRVCTLQKPPEQYKLLYEVCQVNGKDLSKSTHDQAVEAFRMAKEPIMVQVLRRAPRPKPAGPTGDGQVVDISTQTDITFQHIMALSKLPASATPVDVLEQYLLPEGHSPAHEYFDANDFLEGMQHEREELEYEEVDLYRTNIQDKLGLTVCYRTDDEDETGIYVSEIDPNSIAAKDGRIREGDRIIQINGIEIQNREEAVALLTSEEHLNVCLLLARPEIQLDEGWMDDDRNDYLDDLHMDMLEQQHHQAMQFTASMLQQKKKHEEDGGTTDTATLLSQRHEKDSGVGRTDDSTRNDESSEQENLADDQTNASNTLGSRCMLAYSQDTLGSGDLPFSSESFISADYADADFLGDFPADECERFRELLELKCQEQRRSPQQSLFWPSGDIVGGQGSVGEEGVDKELELLNEELHSIELECLSIVRAHRMQQLREQCREQSWMLHNSGFRNYNTSVDARRHELADISELPEKSDKDSSSAYNTGESCRSTPLTLELSPDNSLRRGNGNQAEAGPSSATCGGNRIMKPLLSPVQEACSPNRSRPTSSKESEAGSQPEIIERTPSRHTHPHSPYKHAHIPAHAQHYQSYMQLIQQKSVEYAQSQLSLVSMCRDPVASADLRPKMEWKVKIRSDGTRYITKRPVRDKLLKERALRIREERSGMTTDDDAISELKMGRYWSKEERKQHAVRAKEQRQRREFMKQSRLDCLKEQVVSAEDKEPTIIELSHKKMMKKRNKKIFDNWMTIQELLTHGTKTPDGTRVYNSLLSVTTV; from the exons ATGGGATGCAGAGTGTGTACTCTACAGAAGCCTCCAGAACAATACAAGCTGCTGTATGAAGTATGCCAG gTCAATGGCAAGGACTTGTCCAAGTCGACACACGACCAGGCAGTGGAGGCCTTCCGTATGGCTAAAGAACCCATTATGGTCCAGGTGCTACGCAGGGCACCGAGGCCCAAACCTGCCGGTCCAACTGGTGACGGACAAGTAGTGGACATCAGCACCCAGACGGATATCACCTTCCAGCATATCATGGCCCTCAGCAAGCTGCCTGCATCTGCCACACCTGTGGATGTACTTGAGCAATACCTGCTGCCAGAGGG ACACTCTCCTGCTCATGAGTACTTTGATGCCAACGATTTCCTAGAGGGCATGCAGCATGAGAGAGAGGAGCTGGAATATGAG GAAGTGGATTTATACAGAACTAATATCCAGGATAAGTTGGGGTTAACTGTGTGCTACAGGACAGATGATGAAGATGAGACAGGGATCTATGTCAGCGAG ATCGATCCGAACAGCATTGCTGCAAAAGATGGACGAATTCGTGAGGGAGATCGAATCATCCAG ATAAATGGCATTGAGATTCAAAATCGTGAGGAAGCAGTGGCTCTTTTAACCAGTGAAGAACACCTAAATGTGTGCCTGCTACTGGCTCGCCCAGAGATACAG CTGGATGAGGGCTGGATGGATGATGACAGAAACGACTACCTGGATGACCTCCACATGGATATGTTGGAGCAACAGCATCATCAGGCTATGCAGTTCACCGCAAGCATGCTCCAACAG AAGAAGAAGCATGAGGAGGATGGCGGTACAACAGACACTGCCACGCTTCTCTCTCAACGGCATGAGAAGGACAGTGGAGTGGGCCGCACGGACGACAGCACCCGAAATGATGAAAGTTCTGAGCAGGAGAACCTAGCAGATGACCAGACCAACGCCTCCAACACGTTAGGTAGCCGCTGCATGCTCGCATATAGTCAGGACACCCTAGGCAGCGGTGACCTCCCTTTTAGCAGTGAGTCCTTCATTTCTGCAGACTATGCTGATGCTGACTTCTTGGGTGACTTCCCTGCGGACGAATGCGAGCGGTTTCGGGAGTTGCTGGAGCTCAAGTGCCAGGAACAGCGCAGAAGCCCACAGCAGAGCCTGTTTTGGCCAAGCGGTGACATAGTCGGCGGGCAGGGCAGTGTAGGCGAGGAGGGTGTGGACAAAGAGTTGGAGCTTCTAAACGAAGAACTTCACAGCATTGAGCTTGAGTGCCTGAGCATAGTAAGAGCGCATCGCATGCAGCAATTGCGCGAGCAGTGCCGTGAACAGTCCTGGATGCTGCACAATAGCGGCTTCCGCAACTACAACACAAGTGTGGATGCAAGACGCCATGAGCTGGCTGACATCAGTGAACTCCCTGAAAAGTCAGACAAGGACAGCTCCAGTGCCTACAACACTGGTGAAAGTTGCCGTAGCACACCACTCACACTAGAGCTCTCTCCCGACAACTCTTTGCGGCGTGGAAACGGAAACCAGGCTGAGGCAGGGCCAAGTAGCGCAACTTGTGGTGGCAACAGAATTATGAAGCCTCTGCTTTCACCCGTTCAAGAGGCTTGCAGCCCCAACAGGAGTCGGCCAACATCGTCGAAAGAGTCAGAGGCTGGGTCCCAGCCTGAAATTATAGAGCGTACACCAAGCCGCCACACTCATCCCCATTCGCCCTACAAACATGCCCACATCCCAGCCCACGCCCAGCACTACCAGAGCTACATGCAACTGATCCAGCAAAAGTCAGTGGAGTATGCCCAAAGCCAGTTGAGCCTGGTCAGCATGTGCCGGGACCCTGTTGCTTCTGCCGACTTGAGACCCAAGATGGAGTGGAAGGTGAAGATCCGCAGTGACGGTACACGCTACATTACCAAGCGGCCCGTCAGGGACAAGCTCTTGAAAGAGCGAGCCTTACGAATCCGAGAGGAACGCAGTGGAATGACCACAGATGACGACGCCATTAGCGAGCTGAAGATGGGTCGTTACTGGAGCAAAGAGGAACGAAAGCAGCACGCCGTCCGTGCCAAGGAGCAGCGTCAGCGCAGGGAGTTTATGAAGCAGAGCCGTTTGGACTGTCTAAAGGAGCAAGTTGTTAGTGCCGAAGACAAGGAGCCCACCATCATTGAACTGAGTCACAAGAAGATGATGAAAAAGCGAAACAAGAAAATCTTTGACAATTGGATGACTATCCAGGAACTGTTGACCCATGGTACAAAGACGCCCGATGGTACACGGGTGTACAACTCCCTGCTGTCAGTAACCACAGTGTAA
- the LOC127646978 gene encoding E3 ubiquitin-protein ligase PDZRN3-B isoform X5: protein MINSLYSEPSAAMVNGKDLSKSTHDQAVEAFRMAKEPIMVQVLRRAPRPKPAGPTGDGQVVDISTQTDITFQHIMALSKLPASATPVDVLEQYLLPEGHSPAHEYFDANDFLEGMQHEREELEYEEVDLYRTNIQDKLGLTVCYRTDDEDETGIYVSEIDPNSIAAKDGRIREGDRIIQINGIEIQNREEAVALLTSEEHLNVCLLLARPEIQLDEGWMDDDRNDYLDDLHMDMLEQQHHQAMQFTASMLQQKKKHEEDGGTTDTATLLSQRHEKDSGVGRTDDSTRNDESSEQENLADDQTNASNTLGSRCMLAYSQDTLGSGDLPFSSESFISADYADADFLGDFPADECERFRELLELKCQEQRRSPQQSLFWPSGDIVGGQGSVGEEGVDKELELLNEELHSIELECLSIVRAHRMQQLREQCREQSWMLHNSGFRNYNTSVDARRHELADISELPEKSDKDSSSAYNTGESCRSTPLTLELSPDNSLRRGNGNQAEAGPSSATCGGNRIMKPLLSPVQEACSPNRSRPTSSKESEAGSQPEIIERTPSRHTHPHSPYKHAHIPAHAQHYQSYMQLIQQKSVEYAQSQLSLVSMCRDPVASADLRPKMEWKVKIRSDGTRYITKRPVRDKLLKERALRIREERSGMTTDDDAISELKMGRYWSKEERKQHAVRAKEQRQRREFMKQSRLDCLKEQVVSAEDKEPTIIELSHKKMMKKRNKKIFDNWMTIQELLTHGTKTPDGTRVYNSLLSVTTV, encoded by the exons gTCAATGGCAAGGACTTGTCCAAGTCGACACACGACCAGGCAGTGGAGGCCTTCCGTATGGCTAAAGAACCCATTATGGTCCAGGTGCTACGCAGGGCACCGAGGCCCAAACCTGCCGGTCCAACTGGTGACGGACAAGTAGTGGACATCAGCACCCAGACGGATATCACCTTCCAGCATATCATGGCCCTCAGCAAGCTGCCTGCATCTGCCACACCTGTGGATGTACTTGAGCAATACCTGCTGCCAGAGGG ACACTCTCCTGCTCATGAGTACTTTGATGCCAACGATTTCCTAGAGGGCATGCAGCATGAGAGAGAGGAGCTGGAATATGAG GAAGTGGATTTATACAGAACTAATATCCAGGATAAGTTGGGGTTAACTGTGTGCTACAGGACAGATGATGAAGATGAGACAGGGATCTATGTCAGCGAG ATCGATCCGAACAGCATTGCTGCAAAAGATGGACGAATTCGTGAGGGAGATCGAATCATCCAG ATAAATGGCATTGAGATTCAAAATCGTGAGGAAGCAGTGGCTCTTTTAACCAGTGAAGAACACCTAAATGTGTGCCTGCTACTGGCTCGCCCAGAGATACAG CTGGATGAGGGCTGGATGGATGATGACAGAAACGACTACCTGGATGACCTCCACATGGATATGTTGGAGCAACAGCATCATCAGGCTATGCAGTTCACCGCAAGCATGCTCCAACAG AAGAAGAAGCATGAGGAGGATGGCGGTACAACAGACACTGCCACGCTTCTCTCTCAACGGCATGAGAAGGACAGTGGAGTGGGCCGCACGGACGACAGCACCCGAAATGATGAAAGTTCTGAGCAGGAGAACCTAGCAGATGACCAGACCAACGCCTCCAACACGTTAGGTAGCCGCTGCATGCTCGCATATAGTCAGGACACCCTAGGCAGCGGTGACCTCCCTTTTAGCAGTGAGTCCTTCATTTCTGCAGACTATGCTGATGCTGACTTCTTGGGTGACTTCCCTGCGGACGAATGCGAGCGGTTTCGGGAGTTGCTGGAGCTCAAGTGCCAGGAACAGCGCAGAAGCCCACAGCAGAGCCTGTTTTGGCCAAGCGGTGACATAGTCGGCGGGCAGGGCAGTGTAGGCGAGGAGGGTGTGGACAAAGAGTTGGAGCTTCTAAACGAAGAACTTCACAGCATTGAGCTTGAGTGCCTGAGCATAGTAAGAGCGCATCGCATGCAGCAATTGCGCGAGCAGTGCCGTGAACAGTCCTGGATGCTGCACAATAGCGGCTTCCGCAACTACAACACAAGTGTGGATGCAAGACGCCATGAGCTGGCTGACATCAGTGAACTCCCTGAAAAGTCAGACAAGGACAGCTCCAGTGCCTACAACACTGGTGAAAGTTGCCGTAGCACACCACTCACACTAGAGCTCTCTCCCGACAACTCTTTGCGGCGTGGAAACGGAAACCAGGCTGAGGCAGGGCCAAGTAGCGCAACTTGTGGTGGCAACAGAATTATGAAGCCTCTGCTTTCACCCGTTCAAGAGGCTTGCAGCCCCAACAGGAGTCGGCCAACATCGTCGAAAGAGTCAGAGGCTGGGTCCCAGCCTGAAATTATAGAGCGTACACCAAGCCGCCACACTCATCCCCATTCGCCCTACAAACATGCCCACATCCCAGCCCACGCCCAGCACTACCAGAGCTACATGCAACTGATCCAGCAAAAGTCAGTGGAGTATGCCCAAAGCCAGTTGAGCCTGGTCAGCATGTGCCGGGACCCTGTTGCTTCTGCCGACTTGAGACCCAAGATGGAGTGGAAGGTGAAGATCCGCAGTGACGGTACACGCTACATTACCAAGCGGCCCGTCAGGGACAAGCTCTTGAAAGAGCGAGCCTTACGAATCCGAGAGGAACGCAGTGGAATGACCACAGATGACGACGCCATTAGCGAGCTGAAGATGGGTCGTTACTGGAGCAAAGAGGAACGAAAGCAGCACGCCGTCCGTGCCAAGGAGCAGCGTCAGCGCAGGGAGTTTATGAAGCAGAGCCGTTTGGACTGTCTAAAGGAGCAAGTTGTTAGTGCCGAAGACAAGGAGCCCACCATCATTGAACTGAGTCACAAGAAGATGATGAAAAAGCGAAACAAGAAAATCTTTGACAATTGGATGACTATCCAGGAACTGTTGACCCATGGTACAAAGACGCCCGATGGTACACGGGTGTACAACTCCCTGCTGTCAGTAACCACAGTGTAA
- the LOC127646978 gene encoding E3 ubiquitin-protein ligase PDZRN3-B isoform X6 has translation MAKEPIMVQVLRRAPRPKPAGPTGDGQVVDISTQTDITFQHIMALSKLPASATPVDVLEQYLLPEGHSPAHEYFDANDFLEGMQHEREELEYEEVDLYRTNIQDKLGLTVCYRTDDEDETGIYVSEIDPNSIAAKDGRIREGDRIIQINGIEIQNREEAVALLTSEEHLNVCLLLARPEIQLDEGWMDDDRNDYLDDLHMDMLEQQHHQAMQFTASMLQQKKKHEEDGGTTDTATLLSQRHEKDSGVGRTDDSTRNDESSEQENLADDQTNASNTLGSRCMLAYSQDTLGSGDLPFSSESFISADYADADFLGDFPADECERFRELLELKCQEQRRSPQQSLFWPSGDIVGGQGSVGEEGVDKELELLNEELHSIELECLSIVRAHRMQQLREQCREQSWMLHNSGFRNYNTSVDARRHELADISELPEKSDKDSSSAYNTGESCRSTPLTLELSPDNSLRRGNGNQAEAGPSSATCGGNRIMKPLLSPVQEACSPNRSRPTSSKESEAGSQPEIIERTPSRHTHPHSPYKHAHIPAHAQHYQSYMQLIQQKSVEYAQSQLSLVSMCRDPVASADLRPKMEWKVKIRSDGTRYITKRPVRDKLLKERALRIREERSGMTTDDDAISELKMGRYWSKEERKQHAVRAKEQRQRREFMKQSRLDCLKEQVVSAEDKEPTIIELSHKKMMKKRNKKIFDNWMTIQELLTHGTKTPDGTRVYNSLLSVTTV, from the exons ATGGCTAAAGAACCCATTATGGTCCAGGTGCTACGCAGGGCACCGAGGCCCAAACCTGCCGGTCCAACTGGTGACGGACAAGTAGTGGACATCAGCACCCAGACGGATATCACCTTCCAGCATATCATGGCCCTCAGCAAGCTGCCTGCATCTGCCACACCTGTGGATGTACTTGAGCAATACCTGCTGCCAGAGGG ACACTCTCCTGCTCATGAGTACTTTGATGCCAACGATTTCCTAGAGGGCATGCAGCATGAGAGAGAGGAGCTGGAATATGAG GAAGTGGATTTATACAGAACTAATATCCAGGATAAGTTGGGGTTAACTGTGTGCTACAGGACAGATGATGAAGATGAGACAGGGATCTATGTCAGCGAG ATCGATCCGAACAGCATTGCTGCAAAAGATGGACGAATTCGTGAGGGAGATCGAATCATCCAG ATAAATGGCATTGAGATTCAAAATCGTGAGGAAGCAGTGGCTCTTTTAACCAGTGAAGAACACCTAAATGTGTGCCTGCTACTGGCTCGCCCAGAGATACAG CTGGATGAGGGCTGGATGGATGATGACAGAAACGACTACCTGGATGACCTCCACATGGATATGTTGGAGCAACAGCATCATCAGGCTATGCAGTTCACCGCAAGCATGCTCCAACAG AAGAAGAAGCATGAGGAGGATGGCGGTACAACAGACACTGCCACGCTTCTCTCTCAACGGCATGAGAAGGACAGTGGAGTGGGCCGCACGGACGACAGCACCCGAAATGATGAAAGTTCTGAGCAGGAGAACCTAGCAGATGACCAGACCAACGCCTCCAACACGTTAGGTAGCCGCTGCATGCTCGCATATAGTCAGGACACCCTAGGCAGCGGTGACCTCCCTTTTAGCAGTGAGTCCTTCATTTCTGCAGACTATGCTGATGCTGACTTCTTGGGTGACTTCCCTGCGGACGAATGCGAGCGGTTTCGGGAGTTGCTGGAGCTCAAGTGCCAGGAACAGCGCAGAAGCCCACAGCAGAGCCTGTTTTGGCCAAGCGGTGACATAGTCGGCGGGCAGGGCAGTGTAGGCGAGGAGGGTGTGGACAAAGAGTTGGAGCTTCTAAACGAAGAACTTCACAGCATTGAGCTTGAGTGCCTGAGCATAGTAAGAGCGCATCGCATGCAGCAATTGCGCGAGCAGTGCCGTGAACAGTCCTGGATGCTGCACAATAGCGGCTTCCGCAACTACAACACAAGTGTGGATGCAAGACGCCATGAGCTGGCTGACATCAGTGAACTCCCTGAAAAGTCAGACAAGGACAGCTCCAGTGCCTACAACACTGGTGAAAGTTGCCGTAGCACACCACTCACACTAGAGCTCTCTCCCGACAACTCTTTGCGGCGTGGAAACGGAAACCAGGCTGAGGCAGGGCCAAGTAGCGCAACTTGTGGTGGCAACAGAATTATGAAGCCTCTGCTTTCACCCGTTCAAGAGGCTTGCAGCCCCAACAGGAGTCGGCCAACATCGTCGAAAGAGTCAGAGGCTGGGTCCCAGCCTGAAATTATAGAGCGTACACCAAGCCGCCACACTCATCCCCATTCGCCCTACAAACATGCCCACATCCCAGCCCACGCCCAGCACTACCAGAGCTACATGCAACTGATCCAGCAAAAGTCAGTGGAGTATGCCCAAAGCCAGTTGAGCCTGGTCAGCATGTGCCGGGACCCTGTTGCTTCTGCCGACTTGAGACCCAAGATGGAGTGGAAGGTGAAGATCCGCAGTGACGGTACACGCTACATTACCAAGCGGCCCGTCAGGGACAAGCTCTTGAAAGAGCGAGCCTTACGAATCCGAGAGGAACGCAGTGGAATGACCACAGATGACGACGCCATTAGCGAGCTGAAGATGGGTCGTTACTGGAGCAAAGAGGAACGAAAGCAGCACGCCGTCCGTGCCAAGGAGCAGCGTCAGCGCAGGGAGTTTATGAAGCAGAGCCGTTTGGACTGTCTAAAGGAGCAAGTTGTTAGTGCCGAAGACAAGGAGCCCACCATCATTGAACTGAGTCACAAGAAGATGATGAAAAAGCGAAACAAGAAAATCTTTGACAATTGGATGACTATCCAGGAACTGTTGACCCATGGTACAAAGACGCCCGATGGTACACGGGTGTACAACTCCCTGCTGTCAGTAACCACAGTGTAA